One Arthrobacter sp. StoSoilB20 DNA segment encodes these proteins:
- a CDS encoding FG-GAP-like repeat-containing protein, with protein MVAAGDNSRALGEVNARRRRRAAAGMVAVGLGLALLSGPLGLNATPAVADAVTDFVPVGERPGNIAVNQVTNKAYVASFEGVSVINGVSASGTINTGDMPWDVEVNTVTNTVYASLVGGTVAVVDGATELVKASVTVGEQPYIVSVNETTNKIYVGVKGGVTIIDGATLATTFVPFAGGAQDIVVNPVTGKAYVLSNGTIKVIGAGGFVTGTIAPSGSPILSVAVNTVTNKVYASTVANPGSKLLVIDGASDTIDATLASSSQLGLVAVNTATNRIYVVVDGPSTAGGVKVFNGSTNAEIATIGTTTRVNELVVNPTNNKIYAATYSGGTTVINGQNNTNYTVYTGNEPVAAGVNTASDKVYVVSYLRASVGIIDANVEPPVKNDFNGDGFADVLAREASGVLWLYPGDGSGGWLPRVQVGQGWNVMNALVAPGDFNGDGNADVLARDTGGLLWLYPGNGSGGWLSRVQVGTGWSGMTAIESAGDFNGDSHVDIAARTASGVLMVYRGNGAGGWLSAIQVGTGWNGMSEITGVGDFNTDGVSDLVARDSSGALWLYPPNGYGSWQQQRVIGQGWNVMNSLVGPGDFNGDGNADILARNAAGELWLYAGSGGAAWPTASRVGTGWGGMTAVL; from the coding sequence ATGGTTGCTGCTGGGGATAATTCGCGCGCGCTCGGGGAAGTAAATGCACGACGGCGGCGCCGGGCAGCGGCGGGTATGGTCGCCGTCGGGTTGGGGCTGGCTCTGTTGTCCGGGCCTTTGGGCCTGAATGCTACGCCGGCTGTTGCCGACGCCGTGACGGATTTCGTTCCGGTCGGCGAACGCCCGGGGAATATCGCGGTCAACCAGGTGACCAACAAGGCCTACGTGGCTTCCTTCGAAGGCGTTTCCGTCATCAACGGCGTTAGTGCCAGCGGCACCATAAACACCGGTGACATGCCGTGGGACGTCGAAGTCAACACCGTCACCAACACTGTTTACGCAAGCTTGGTCGGTGGAACGGTAGCAGTGGTGGATGGGGCAACGGAGCTCGTCAAGGCCTCAGTTACGGTCGGCGAGCAGCCATACATCGTGTCCGTCAACGAGACCACCAACAAGATCTACGTAGGCGTCAAAGGTGGTGTCACCATCATTGACGGAGCCACCCTGGCCACCACGTTCGTACCGTTCGCCGGCGGAGCGCAGGACATCGTGGTGAACCCTGTGACGGGCAAGGCCTATGTCCTGTCCAACGGAACCATCAAGGTCATTGGAGCCGGCGGTTTCGTGACAGGAACCATCGCCCCGAGCGGGAGCCCCATCCTCAGCGTGGCCGTGAACACTGTGACCAATAAGGTTTACGCGTCGACCGTTGCGAATCCGGGTTCCAAACTCCTGGTCATCGACGGAGCCAGCGACACTATCGACGCAACTCTCGCATCGTCCAGCCAACTCGGCCTCGTTGCTGTTAACACTGCCACCAACCGGATTTATGTTGTCGTAGACGGGCCGTCAACTGCTGGCGGTGTGAAGGTCTTCAACGGCTCAACCAACGCCGAGATCGCTACCATCGGGACCACTACCCGCGTCAACGAGCTAGTAGTCAACCCCACCAACAACAAGATCTACGCGGCCACCTACAGCGGCGGCACTACCGTCATCAACGGGCAAAACAACACCAATTACACCGTGTACACAGGCAACGAGCCCGTAGCCGCAGGCGTCAACACCGCCTCGGACAAGGTCTACGTGGTCAGTTACTTGCGAGCATCCGTGGGCATCATCGACGCAAACGTTGAGCCGCCGGTCAAGAACGACTTCAACGGTGACGGCTTCGCTGATGTCCTGGCCCGGGAAGCTTCGGGCGTGCTGTGGCTGTACCCGGGCGACGGCTCAGGTGGCTGGCTGCCTCGTGTCCAGGTGGGCCAAGGCTGGAACGTCATGAATGCCCTGGTTGCTCCTGGCGACTTCAACGGTGATGGCAACGCTGACGTCCTGGCGCGTGACACCGGCGGGCTGCTCTGGCTTTACCCGGGCAACGGTTCTGGTGGCTGGCTTTCCCGCGTTCAGGTCGGCACAGGCTGGTCCGGAATGACCGCCATCGAATCCGCGGGGGACTTCAACGGCGACTCCCATGTGGACATCGCAGCCCGAACCGCCTCAGGCGTGCTGATGGTGTACCGCGGCAACGGAGCCGGTGGCTGGCTGTCAGCCATCCAAGTAGGTACGGGCTGGAATGGCATGTCCGAGATCACCGGCGTGGGCGACTTCAACACTGACGGCGTCTCCGACCTTGTTGCCCGCGACAGCTCCGGCGCGCTCTGGCTCTACCCGCCCAACGGATACGGCAGTTGGCAGCAGCAGCGCGTCATCGGGCAGGGCTGGAACGTCATGAACTCCCTTGTTGGCCCGGGCGACTTCAACGGTGACGGAAATGCCGACATCCTGGCCCGGAACGCAGCCGGCGAGCTGTGGCTCTACGCCGGCAGCGGGGGAGCGGCGTGGCCCACGGCTTCCCGCGTTGGCACGGGCTGGGGCGGGATGACGGCGGTTCTGTAG